The Deltaproteobacteria bacterium DNA window TAAATGTCCGGGATGATCATGTACTACCGAACAACCCATTCGACCAAAGAACCAACCAAAGGGTAGGCCGTAAGCGAGAGCATCAGCGCAAGTCCATACCGGCATTTTGTATTTACGGGTATAAAAAAGAAATCCTGCAACAGCACCAAAGAAACCACCAAATGAGGACAAACCACGGTGAATCATAAAAAGTTGCCACGGTTGTTCGAGAAGGAGCCGGGGAAAATAGAAAATAGTAGATAACATGTGGCTGATCACTATGCCACTTGCTACAGTCCAGAAAATTAATGATTCAAAACGTTGACGGTCAATATGTAATAGCTGGGCACGTTTACTAGCTATTTTTGAACCTACCAAAATACCTATTACGACTAAGACACCAAAAGGATGAATGGGCAATGGTCCAATATGAAAATCTGGTATCTGTACATAGGGCAAAACGCCAATTAGCGATTGTACGAGAGTAAGCATCTGCACCTTTTAATGCACATGCAGCTCATTGGAAAGGGGATAGTTGAAACTTATTCTAGACCATCAATAATATTTTGCTTATTCCGAATTTTTTGATTGGCGCTATCTACGGCTTTTTGTGCTTGATTAATAATGGTTGTAGGAGAATTTAGCGACGAGCTAACAAGGCCGGATTTGGGAATATGGCGCAACCAAGCTAAATAAACACTACCAACACTAGCAGCTATGATAAGCATTAATAATATTTTGATTGCACGACCAGGGCAGCGTTTAAATGCTGACCAAAGCAGCAGCAATATTATTATTAGACCAGCCCCAAGTAGTACTGAAGAAATATGTAAGTGACCACCACTAATATCATTAAGCCATCGCTGACCAGAATATATAACGCTATGATTAACGATTTGTTGCGGTTGTAGGTTTTTATGGGTAAAAATGTTGCTGGTTGCTTCTTTTATCTTTTTATCAATTGCTATATTTTGGCCAATGATTTTTTTATTTGCATTTTTTATATCTTTAATTTTTTTTTCTATTGGTACTCCTCCAGTTACTCGTATTGCTTGATCACGTAATGTCTCTGGCACCTCAGTAATATCATTAACTAGATATTCGATGCCTGCAGCATCAGTATAACGATATAGAGTTACTGCGGTATAAACGGCGAACAGATTAGCGTGCATTTAGACCCCCAGATAAACAAAACGCCTTGTAGCATAATTTGCCACAAGGCGTTTGTAACCTTTTTATTGTTAGAGAGTCTATTACTATTAACCTTGGGCAGCTTTTTCTACCTCAGCAGCAAAGTCTTCTTGGCGTTTTTGTAGACCTTCACCCAATTGAAAACGAACAAATCGACGAATGACGATTTTTTCACCAATTTTTGCAACTAAATCGTTAACAATGTCGCCTACCTTTTTCTCTGGCTCGCGGACAAAGGGTTGATCCAACAAACAAATTTCCGCGAAAAACTTCGCTAAGCGACCTTCAACTATTTTTTCGATAACCTGAGGTGGCTTTTTGCCTTGTTCGGCAGCTTGAGCCGTTAGAATTTCTTTTTCTTTAGCGACTTCTTCTGCTGGAACATCCTCACGTGAAACATATTTTGGGCTAGAGGCGGCAATATGCATCGCCACATCTTTAACTAGTGTTTGAAAATCAGCATTTTTTGCTACAAAGTCGGTTTCACTATTTATTTCAACAAGTACGCCGATTTTGCCGCCTGCATGAATGTAGCTGCCGACGGTGCCTTCGCTAGCAATGCGGTGGGCTTTTTTTGCTGAGGCAGCAAGACCTTTAGTACGTAAAAAGTCTACGGCCTTATCAAAATCACCATTAGTTTCAGCTAACGCTTTTTTGCAGTCCATCATACCAGCGCCAGTTTTTTGTCGTAAATCTGCAACTGCTTTTGCACTGATTGCCATATTTAAAGCTCCTTATTTAGGGACACCCCCTAAAGTAAGACTAGGTAGAAGAAGCAGCTTCGTTTTCGCCATTTTCTTCATGACCAGGCGCACGTACTATTTCTACCTTGGGACTACCAGGAGTAGCCTCGCGAGATGATAGAACATCTTTCTTGCTTTGTTTTTCTTTCTCTTCTTCACGACGGCTAGAAAGTGCTTTCTGATAAGCCGCTGCTCCGTCGATACAAGCTTCCGCAGCTTTTTGTACAAAAATACGTATTGAACGCAAAGCATCATCATTGCCAGGTATTACGTAGTCAACTTCATCTGGATCGCAGTTAGTATCGACTAAAGCAATAACTGGAATGCCAAGTTTGCGAGCTTCGGCTACAGCAATATGTTCTTTTTTAGTATCAACAACAAACACAGCACCTGGTAGCTTAGTCATCTCTTTAATACCACCAAGGTTGCGTTCAAGTTTTTGACGCTCACGAGTAAGCATCAAGACTTCATTTTTTGGCAATTTTTGAAAAGTGCCATCGGTTTCCATTTTTTCAATGGATTTCAGGCGTTCAATAGAACCTTTTATTGTACGATAATTAGTTAAAGTACCACCTAGCCAACGGTTATTAACAAAGAATTGACCAGATTTAATTGCTTCTTCTTGCACTACTTCGGCTGCTTGCTTTTTGGTGCC harbors:
- a CDS encoding prolipoprotein diacylglyceryl transferase, whose translation is MLTLVQSLIGVLPYVQIPDFHIGPLPIHPFGVLVVIGILVGSKIASKRAQLLHIDRQRFESLIFWTVASGIVISHMLSTIFYFPRLLLEQPWQLFMIHRGLSSFGGFFGAVAGFLFYTRKYKMPVWTCADALAYGLPFGWFFGRMGCSVVHDHPGHLSESFFAVAFPNGARFDLGLLELMLTPILMTAVILIGKRTKRPGAIITTVALVYPILRFPLDFLRAPVWDGGDIRYFGLTPGHYASIILFSVGIFLWFRSRKANQTLATTSQEIKRKKRNAKAK
- the tsf gene encoding translation elongation factor Ts, with amino-acid sequence MAISAKAVADLRQKTGAGMMDCKKALAETNGDFDKAVDFLRTKGLAASAKKAHRIASEGTVGSYIHAGGKIGVLVEINSETDFVAKNADFQTLVKDVAMHIAASSPKYVSREDVPAEEVAKEKEILTAQAAEQGKKPPQVIEKIVEGRLAKFFAEICLLDQPFVREPEKKVGDIVNDLVAKIGEKIVIRRFVRFQLGEGLQKRQEDFAAEVEKAAQG
- the rpsB gene encoding 30S ribosomal protein S2 produces the protein MAELTMREMLEAGVHFGHQTNRWNPKMKPYIFGARNGIYIIDLQKTVPLFSKAYHFLNEITTKGERVLFVGTKKQAAEVVQEEAIKSGQFFVNNRWLGGTLTNYRTIKGSIERLKSIEKMETDGTFQKLPKNEVLMLTRERQKLERNLGGIKEMTKLPGAVFVVDTKKEHIAVAEARKLGIPVIALVDTNCDPDEVDYVIPGNDDALRSIRIFVQKAAEACIDGAAAYQKALSSRREEEKEKQSKKDVLSSREATPGSPKVEIVRAPGHEENGENEAASST